In Blattabacterium cuenoti, the genomic stretch TTATGGAATCAAATGACTGAATTATACTATACTTATGAAATATTTTATCACATATAAATATTCTAATCGGTAAAAAATTACCTTTTATTGCCATTTCAAATTCTTTTATTCCTTCAACAAGAAGGGTATTCATATATTTTTTTTTTTGATAAATTTTTATCAAATCTTTAATTTTTGTATTTTGAATACTATATATTTTTTTCATACTTTATTTAATGATTTATAAAAATGATATGGTATATATGAATATAGCTATTGAACGTTCAAAATTATCTTTTTGTAAAAAAAAAAAAGTAGGTTCTGTCATAGTTAAAAATAATGAAATTATATCTGATGGATATAACCGTACCCCAAATGGATTTAGTGATATATGCGAAGATCATAATGGAAATACAAAATGGTATGTTTTACATGCAGAAGCAAACGCCATATTAAAAATGGCTTATTCTTCTTTATCTTGTAAAGGAGCATCCATATACATTACTCACTTTCCATGTAAAGAATGTTGTAAACTAATTTATTTATCTAATATAAAAAGAGTCATCTATTTGTATGAAAAAAATGATGAAAGATTATATTTTTTGAAAAAAGCTAAAATAATAATAGAACAACTTTTTTAAAAATAAAAAAACCCAGGTGGCGAAATAGGTAGACGCGCTGGACTCAAAATCCAGTGATTTTTATATCATGCGGGTTCAAATCCCGCTCTGGGTATTTTTCTTATTTTCAGAATAAAAAATATCTTTGAGAAAGAGGTAAAATATCAGAAGGATGAGAGGTTATTTTTTCTCCATCTATATAAACATTATAGGTTCTTGGATCTACCTCTAGATTAGGAAGTTCTCCATTTAATATCATATTTTTTTTGGATAAAGTACGACATCCTTTTACGATTTTGATTTGTTTTTTGATTTCATTTTTTTCAAAAAAACCATTATTTATTGCATGTGTTGATACAAATACACTGCTTAGTTTTGGTTCAAAATATCCAAACATTTTTCGATACATAAATGGTTGAGGAGTTGGAATCGTAGCATTTGGATCACCCATACTAGCGTATACTATCATACCACTTTTGATAACTAATTCAGGTTTGACTCCAAAAAAAGAAGGTTTCCATAACACTAAATCTGCCATTTTTCCGATATGAATAGATCCAATATACTCAGAAATACCATGAGTAATGGCTGGATTGATAGTATATTTTGAAATATATCTTTTCACTCTAAAATTATCACTTTTTTGGGTCTCTTCATTAAGATAACCTCTTTGTTTCTTCATTTTATCAGCTGTTTGCCATGTTCTTTTTACAATTTCACCTATACGCCCCATAGCTTGAGAATCTGAACTAGTCATACTAATGGCTCCCATATCATGTAAAACTCCTTCTGCACTAATAGTTTCAGATCGAATCCGTGATTTAGCGAAAGCAATATCTTCTGGCAAAGAAGAATCCAAATGATGACAAATCATTAGCATATCAAAATGTTCATCTATAGTATTACAAGTATAAGGCATTGTAGGACTAGTTGATGAAGGTAAAATATTAGGAAAGGATATAACCTTTAATAA encodes the following:
- a CDS encoding deoxycytidylate deaminase is translated as MNIAIERSKLSFCKKKKVGSVIVKNNEIISDGYNRTPNGFSDICEDHNGNTKWYVLHAEANAILKMAYSSLSCKGASIYITHFPCKECCKLIYLSNIKRVIYLYEKNDERLYFLKKAKIIIEQLF